The DNA segment aatcacagttatgggttgtcgtgagcatatatcatatctcaaaaacgtgacgtgttagaaaaaatctaagaccagatttggattcagcattgcaaaattagtctaggtaaacttgaaatgagcgaggaataaaaaataagttgtaaattgttgtccaGTGTAATGTACAATTTTCACGCGTGGAATTTTTGTTTCGGTTTAGGGGAATATACAGACCAGTGTCTGGTGAACATGTGACTGGTACACCAAAGATGGTTATCagtagggccatttttattttgacctaataaaaattttttttgactttatttttatcaaattttgactttattttgacctaacgaaattgcttatttgtagaggccacagttcttcctccagttacccaaacataatattttgtcgaaaagtcaaggtgttttatggattataaaaagtgcgtcgtgttttttggcgatagatttaggtagcttgtgttattttgtccttgtgaaaagggcactttgcctcgattttctccgcatgataaattcaaataaacagcaaattaaacagggaatgcttgttgttgctccaatccagcttgatggcgtttacttttcctgtggctttcaacaaaatactttttatcgcacttcactataacctcgcaaaaattgcaccttaaatcacccccgggagttgcattaaattcatcagaaaaatctcgacaaatctgtctaacttttgctgaagacgatttagcttgcttgggcatttttgtattacagaatgtcagtaggctattcctaaaatccaaactgttgatcttcgaaaatactacgtttatgaagaggaagtgttttataagaattatttaaatacgtaacaatgaataaacaatggacaatttgcaataaaagttactgctgattcaagtgggcattgtgacttatttcctgcttttatgggttaatatggtttaattgtgtcgcagttcctgatttacaatgcttccacgaggatttttacaagaattactctcaagaaacacaaaaactttgtaaaaagccatattttgacaaattttgactttattgaaaattttgactttattgaaaattttgactttattgtaaattttgactttattttgacctataaacttcttagaaacaatcccctaggtgctgaaaacaactttattctttgattcgtggtcagacgaggtccttaaaaatttttgactttattgacttttgcgggccctagttATCAGGCCTACACCTAGTCTATAGATGCGTACAATACTGGTCAGGATCTATGcgcaaaaactttaaatctTGTTACTTTGTCTATCTAATTTTAAAGTACACCGTTACCATAAGAAACTTTGATTGATTAAAGGAGACTAGCCAAGGGGGCAGGGGCTAGGTTAACACTTGGTTGtgtttatattgttttttattgtttatttttcgctagGCTAGGTAGGctattaactgtgcggagcgaaagttatAATGCTAAACGTTTTatttatagcacaataaaacatgctcacgaacaattaacgagcaggataaagtggcaaagcccaagggcttaaaacatgcaagatagcaataataaaaTTGTGCTATGAGATTGTATGCTAGCATGGCCGCTAAACCCACAAATTAATTTCTAAGTTTAACGAACTTAAggccaaaataacacaaacaactacactgttggaagatgtagaggacaTATTccctaacattaaaaacacggatattaattgaaataaatgtataaagtgacatggtttgattaaaatgacaatgaatATCTTAATTGCACTACTGTTTAACACACCAGCACAGTAAGATTAATAACTATTCTTGGtagcaaatattaaaataaatttacgtTTTGTTTGTTGGTCAAAAATGCAAAGATTCTGCTAAAACTAAGAACAAAGCTTGGGCTGAGAACACTTAAAAATGATGACATTTGTGCCGGATGCTCGGTTTGCGCACATCCCTAGTTATAATGAAAAATTATCTATCTGTTTCTTATACATTTGCTTTCAAAATATCTACGGGATAAGTTGTGGAGTtggtaatttgtttttaaggATACTAGTGCGAGCTGGAAGAAAGAATTATAATAGGCTGTAATGGGTAAATTAGGGACAGATTAGGCACATTGCATCAGCATTTTAGGTTATTGGGTTGAGTATAGGCAATAAAACGGAggttaagaatgaaaatatGTCACAAAATAGATTTTCATGATTGATGAAACGATGCTGAATCATTCTGATAGACGCCCCAGTTAGCAATGAGTGTTATTGGATAAAGTGTGTACTTTCTGGGTGATTTAGTCTTATGGTCATGTCCATTACAGATCAATTTCAGTATCAGATTTTTTGTATGTTCTTGTAGAATCCACAGTAAACTAATTAactgtttaaaactttattatgGCTCATTCTTTACAAAGATTATTGCTGGTTAGAAATATACAGTGGACCATCACAAAACAGTCAATTTGCGTAATACCTGCACTTAACTCCagttacaacaaaacttttgttcCTCCGAACCCAGATCCAAAATTCTACAAAGATGATGTACCTGCAAAAGATGATGAATTATCtcagaaaaatataaagccAGCACCAAGTGATCAAACATATTCATGTTTTTATGATCATGAACTGCACAGGTTTGAAAAGATAGTCCTGAGAAAGGGGAACTCCGTTCAGACCAGGCAGTTGATCTGGAGAACatttgaagaaattaaatGTATTCAGTTGAAGAAATATAATGCGGCAGACGAAGACGAAAAGGAAAATATTGAACTCAATCCATTGAAGATATTTCATCAGGCGCTGGACAATGCTAAGCCTCTTGTTGATGTTGTCAGTGTTAGCAAGGGTGGTGCTTCGTACAGAGTCCCTGTTTCAGTTAATCCCAatcaacaactttttttcgCCACCAAGTCTATACGTGAAGAACTCTGGAAAGGAAAGCCCAAGAATGCTGCAGCTTTGCGCTTGGCTAAAGAGCTTCTGGCTGCATATAACAATGAAGGTGGTGCAGTGAAGAGAAAATTGGATTTGCACAAAGAAGCTCATGCCAATAGAGCCTATGCCAACCTTTTACATGGATAATAACCCACAATAGGCTTTTTTATGGAATTCATTTTCATACACATCACATGTTTAAACttggttttaaatttcaattacTAAAGTAGCAGTGAATAACTTTCCAGTATCGGTTCAttgattgtaaaaatttttgactttcaGTTCAGTAGTTTGTCTTTTTTGCTAAGGtttgcattttgcaaaaatataaaaccctGGTTTGTTATTGTCATGTTGCTAATACTTTATAGGTCTATTGTGTTGTGAAGCagctatatatatttttaaacttagtCTTGTAATTACTGCAACTAACTCTTCAGTTGCTTGTAGTTGTAGAATTACTTCATTGCCATTAAATGGTTTTTTACCTGATTGGATTGGGGCTTGGTAGTCCAGAAGATGTTACTGTTAAAGGTTTACAAGTCATAAAGTCAGCTGCAGAAGTTTACTTGGAAGCCTACACTTCAATACTGACTTGTGGAAAGGAGTCCTTGGTATGTATTTCAGAGTTAGACATAGTTTATTAACTTAAACTGATTGCaaatttagttttacttatacGAGGGTAGGTTATTATTAATATCTTTGTTATTAGATATGTACCAAAGTTGCATTTGTAATACTTGTTCAGGAAAACTTCTATGGAAGATCTGTTGTTGTTGCAGATCGTGATGTTGTGGAACAGGAGTCTGACAAGCTCTTTCAAAGGGCCAGAGATGAGGATGtggcatttttggttgttGGTGATCCATTTGGGTAAGTTGATAATTACAGGATATGTTTGTTGTAGAGATTTATGGACTTATGGTCTACACATCAAATACATTTCCAGCTGTAATAGCTCGGAACTTGTTGAAGGGCATTCATTCCAtgatgtatttatttttttagtcATATTAATACAAGATATTGTTTGCATACTTTTATTTGCAATGAATTTTGGCTAAgtgcaattaaaatgtttgtttctaaattaagaaaaaacatttatactaacatactgtatatacaatttcaatgtttaaaagtaattttgctGTGTTTTAAGAAGCAGTCCAACAGTAAAATATGACataaaattcttgttttattatgtggtgaatttactaaaaaaaaaacaaattgcatATGAATAATTTCGACATGCGGCTGTCTATAGTCTTGCACATGGTTTTAGTATGCCTTGACttaacattttacaaaatgcaGTTAAAATCACTTATCTCAAACTCTTGTAACATGACGCCTTCAAGTAAGTTCAACTTGCTTCACCAACCGACTTTTCTATCATtaccaaaaaacaaaactagttcacttggattttaggaatttATTTTACCTGAGACCCCAGTTACCAGTCTTGTGTTTTAAGTGAACTTCAACACACTTTTTAACTCACCAGGAATTAATCTACGTAAGTAAGTATCAAagcaagtaaaaatatttacccGCACCTGACACATTTTTTGACCAAACTCGGCTCTCTCATGCGAAGAGTTGAAGAccaaaagtcaacactagattTTGTTAGCTAAAAATACCTATTTTAACGACAATCTTCAAACAACCAAGAGCTGTCAAATGTGCCAAATGCTTTGGGTAATTACTTGGCTAAAAAGCAACCACATTGTGGTCTGATAGCTCTGAAcacttttaaatgttttcttaCAAATTTCATACAGAATCATAAcaattttagtttttgctATTTGACAGCCTCTATAACTTTTGAATTATCTCAATTTTTTCCCATATATTTGTAGAGCAACAACTCACAGCGACTTGGTTCTCAGGGCAATTGAACAGAATATTCCGTACAAAGTGATTCATAATGCATCAATAATGAATGCTGTTGGCTGTTGCGGTTTGCAAGTAAGACATTTGgacataaaaaattgtttgcactTTGCTGCCCATGCAAAATGTTCACTGTAATGTGACTAAGCTTAAAGCATTGCAATTAGAGTCATGCTGTTGGGCTGCCAACTATTCCTTGGAGTGGGAGTGCTTGATGTATCAATCATTTGCAATTGCTAAAATAATGTAATGCATGTGTATTACTTTCAGCTGTATCACTTTGGGGAAACTGTGTCCATTGTATTTTGGACAGACAGCTGGCAACCAGACAGCTTCTGTGAGAAGATCGATGCCAACAGAGAAAGGGGACTTCACACTCTGTGTTTATTGGACATAAAGGTTAAAGAGCAATCCATCGAAA comes from the Clavelina lepadiformis chromosome 5, kaClaLepa1.1, whole genome shotgun sequence genome and includes:
- the LOC143461106 gene encoding small ribosomal subunit protein uS7m-like, whose amino-acid sequence is MAHSLQRLLLVRNIQWTITKQSICVIPALNSSYNKTFVPPNPDPKFYKDDVPAKDDELSQKNIKPAPSDQTYSCFYDHELHRFEKIVLRKGNSVQTRQLIWRTFEEIKCIQLKKYNAADEDEKENIELNPLKIFHQALDNAKPLVDVVSVSKGGASYRVPVSVNPNQQLFFATKSIREELWKGKPKNAAALRLAKELLAAYNNEGGAVKRKLDLHKEAHANRAYANLLHG
- the LOC143461105 gene encoding diphthine methyl ester synthase-like gives rise to the protein MVFYLIGLGLGSPEDVTVKGLQVIKSAAEVYLEAYTSILTCGKESLENFYGRSVVVADRDVVEQESDKLFQRARDEDVAFLVVGDPFGATTHSDLVLRAIEQNIPYKVIHNASIMNAVGCCGLQLYHFGETVSIVFWTDSWQPDSFCEKIDANRERGLHTLCLLDIKVKEQSIENLMKGRKVYEPPRYMTANEACTQLLSVIDSRDKEEKQSGFGKDTLCISLSRVGCDDQKIVAAPLKDMPDYELGPPLHSLIITGKLHPIEEEFLNQFKKQ